The genomic DNA GATGCATATGCTTCTCAGCTACTTCGATATGTTGTCAATATTACTGAGCACCGAAACCCCTTCATGCATTTAAGCAGTCTGGGCTGAAGCATACCCTTCTAAGAAGGCATCGAGTCCGTTGAAGCACCATGACAGGGAATTTGCCGCACATGTTGAATCAGCTAAGCATATCTATGTAGTATGACTCTTCTTGGGCGACAGAAGTGTGTCAAACTCGACCGAATTGAACGCACTGATCGCCTAGCCTAGGCTCATTTATGCTAAATTAAATGCAGAAAAGACAGACGAGTCTACATCGTCAGGAGCAATCAAAATAAATTGGCATAAGCCCTCAGGTAAAATTTGAATGTAGGAAATGAGGAATATTTTCACGCCGAAGTAAATGGATTGACGTTTATACTACAATAGAAAAAAAACTTCGAAAAAAGTGGGACGCCGCATTCATCATTGATCGGTTCTTTCTGCTGCCCCTCCATCATCTCAACGACCTTTTTGTGTCGCAACAGTGAAAAAAAGTCCCAATTTGGTTTTGAGGTGAAATGTCCATTGAGTGATTATGACAGATGAAACAAAACCAACGACGGATTCGTTGCAGTAAGTCGTTTCCCCCGCTATTTTCCCGGAATCGGGTTGGGGGTAGTATAAACTCGGAGGAACATGAAAAGGATTAATGGATGATAATCATTTCGATTATATTGATACTTTATGCTCCAAGCTAATCTATTCCTAGACCCAACGAAGACCCCTTAGAAACATACACCTTGCTTCTCCAATGGATGGCCAAACAAGATGGTCACCTCCACGAGAGCATTCAAATAGCCAGAGATGACGCCCGAGGGGTCCATCTACGAGTCCGGAAGGACTGGCAAGATCGCATCCCCAAGGAAACTCGTATCATCAAGACTCCTCTTTCGTCTACTATGTCGTATTTCAACGCCATTGACTACCGGCCCACCGGAGAAGGTGATGCGTCCACTTTCTCTGCGCATGGCGTGCACCTCCCGCGGGAGTTTATAGATGCCGTTGGACCAGAGGAAACATCTGTGTTTTTTTTGATGGGCCAGTATCTGCTGAGTGCGGAGGGGTATTGGGCTCCGTATATTCGGACGTTGCCGCAGCCGGGGGCGCTAACGACGCCGTTGTACTATGAGGGGGATGATCTGGAGTGGTTGAATGGGACGAGCTTACTGGGGGCAAAACAGCAGAAGATGAAGTTGTTCAAGGATAAGTATGAGCATGGTATGGGGGAGTTACGAAAAGTGGGATTTGAAGATGTGGAACGGTATACATGGTGAGTTATGGTGCATGTGTCGAAAATTGGTTGTAAGGCTTATTGTCCATAGGGACCTGTATCTTTGGGCCTCGACTATCTTTGTCTCGCGTGCGTTCTCGTCCAAGGTGCTGTCGGAAGCAATTCCCGATGAAACCCTATCCGAGGAAGTGTCGGTCCTTTTGCCGTTTATTGATATTCTGAACCATCGTCCTCTGGCCAAGGTTGAATGGCGTGCCGGTGACAATGATGTCTTCTTCCTGACTTTGGAAAATGTGGCTGCCGGTGAGGAGATTGCAAACAACTATGGACCACGGAACAATGAGCAGTGTGAGTACTTTCGGTATGAACTACTTCAAGAATGCCCCGACTGATGGTTACAGTGATGGTGAACTACGGCTTCTGCTTGAGCAATAATCCGTGCGACTATCGTATCGTTAGTCTACGAGCACCGCCAGGGAGCCCGTTGTATGAAGCCAAACTTGAGCAACGACAGCTGTATCCGGAGGTGGCAAAGGAAGCAGACGATCCATACTACGTCTTCAACATCTTCTACCCTCTGCTTGCCCCTGATACGCCTATGGAGCATTCTATCTTCTCGCCTGCGCTTTTCAACGCCGTCTCCGTTCTGGCCGCAAACGACCGGGAACTCGAGTCGCTTGAGATCTCCGAACAAGGCATCCGGATCCCTAATCAATATGGAACCTCGCGCACGATACTCGCAGCACTCAGCCAGATCATCATCGAGCTGATTACACATGTGGTCAAACTAAAAGCTTCCGCAGATGACTTGGAAGAACCGAAGAACAT from Aspergillus chevalieri M1 DNA, chromosome 1, nearly complete sequence includes the following:
- a CDS encoding SET domain protein (COG:S;~EggNog:ENOG410QE4T;~InterPro:IPR001214;~PFAM:PF00856;~TransMembrane:1 (o556-572i);~go_function: GO:0005515 - protein binding [Evidence IEA]), whose amino-acid sequence is MTDETKPTTDSLQPNEDPLETYTLLLQWMAKQDGHLHESIQIARDDARGVHLRVRKDWQDRIPKETRIIKTPLSSTMSYFNAIDYRPTGEGDASTFSAHGVHLPREFIDAVGPEETSVFFLMGQYLLSAEGYWAPYIRTLPQPGALTTPLYYEGDDLEWLNGTSLLGAKQQKMKLFKDKYEHGMGELRKVGFEDVERYTWDLYLWASTIFVSRAFSSKVLSEAIPDETLSEEVSVLLPFIDILNHRPLAKVEWRAGDNDVFFLTLENVAAGEEIANNYGPRNNEQLMVNYGFCLSNNPCDYRIVSLRAPPGSPLYEAKLEQRQLYPEVAKEADDPYYVFNIFYPLLAPDTPMEHSIFSPALFNAVSVLAANDRELESLEISEQGIRIPNQYGTSRTILAALSQIIIELITHVVKLKASADDLEEPKNIKQTHGKIYRDSQIMLSETALVIAAWSLNRAQQHGYTGAWEQTKNILSAHMARVPVGKFSEEIVSRICVRILERPSILTANGELFALNDLFNALPDKMRQPCTSSLKTILTTTERAIPMLRGSGESSPFVFPIFVCFITAVYRAAPDTSELSPRLVRWARFLLEKYPPPPDDVAWMLEDEDDEQLASLFDEEVLETMRTRNQAVFDDLAVFTGDWKGNSWWLSPNWIRWAWMLVEQESVQAPDDPLQMLSAGGSGQVMLSTVSYLYIPQDDSAQ